In a genomic window of Microterricola viridarii:
- a CDS encoding M48 family metalloprotease translates to MYSAIARNKRNTVFIIIFFLLIIGGLGWLAGAIYQSPSIVVTTLVVATLYAVFQYFLASRQAVAMSGGIEVTSVTDHPRLWRVVENLSITTGTPMPKVYIINDPAPNAFATGRDPEHAIVAATTGLLEIMDDSELEGVMAHELGHVRNYDIRLSMVVFGLVVAVGFIADMLMRMAFFSRNSNNNSNPIVMVFGLVAMLVAPLVAGMVQMAVSRQREYLADATGAMTTRHPEALANALLKLEAYGRPMQRQNSSMAHLWIADPLKPGIMDRLFSTHPPIADRVERLRTMGGSF, encoded by the coding sequence ATGTATAGCGCGATAGCCCGCAACAAGCGCAACACCGTCTTCATCATCATCTTCTTTCTGCTGATCATCGGCGGCCTGGGCTGGTTGGCCGGGGCCATTTACCAGAGCCCGTCGATCGTGGTGACGACGCTCGTCGTGGCGACGCTGTACGCCGTGTTCCAGTACTTCCTGGCCAGCAGGCAGGCCGTGGCCATGAGCGGCGGCATCGAGGTCACCTCGGTGACCGACCACCCCCGGCTCTGGCGCGTCGTCGAGAACCTCTCGATCACCACCGGCACGCCCATGCCGAAGGTCTACATCATCAACGACCCGGCGCCGAACGCGTTCGCCACCGGGCGCGACCCAGAGCACGCCATCGTCGCCGCGACGACGGGGCTGCTCGAGATCATGGACGACTCCGAGCTGGAGGGCGTCATGGCGCACGAGCTCGGCCACGTGCGCAACTACGACATCCGCCTCTCGATGGTCGTCTTCGGGCTCGTCGTGGCCGTCGGCTTCATCGCCGACATGCTGATGCGGATGGCCTTCTTCAGCCGCAACAGCAACAACAACAGCAACCCGATTGTCATGGTCTTCGGCCTCGTGGCCATGCTGGTCGCCCCGCTCGTGGCCGGCATGGTGCAGATGGCCGTCTCCCGGCAGCGCGAGTACCTGGCCGATGCGACGGGCGCGATGACCACCCGGCACCCGGAGGCCCTCGCCAACGCGCTGCTCAAGCTGGAGGCCTACGGTCGGCCGATGCAGCGCCAGAACTCGTCGATGGCGCACCTCTGGATCGCCGACCCGCTGAAGCCCGGCATCATGGACCGCCTGTTCAGCACCCACCCGCCGATCGCCGACCGGGTCGAGCGACTGCGCACCATGGGCGGCAGCTTCTAG
- a CDS encoding LemA family protein, with the protein MEWLIPILIVVVLAAIVGIYLWATYNSLVTLNVRVDEAWSDITVQLKRRADLIPNLIETVKGYAAHERGVFESVTKARAESLSVQTPADATIAENHMQSALKSIFAVAEAYPQLQASQNYLQLQGELVDTEDKIQAARRFYNGGVREMNTKIKVFPNNFFAGKLGFGERQFFEVADAAAIAEPPRVQF; encoded by the coding sequence ATGGAATGGCTCATCCCGATTCTTATCGTCGTCGTCCTCGCTGCCATCGTCGGCATCTACCTCTGGGCGACGTACAACTCGTTGGTCACGCTGAATGTGCGCGTCGACGAGGCGTGGAGTGACATCACCGTGCAGCTGAAGCGCCGTGCCGACTTGATCCCGAACCTGATCGAGACCGTCAAGGGCTACGCCGCCCACGAGCGTGGCGTGTTCGAGAGTGTGACCAAGGCCCGCGCCGAGAGCCTCTCGGTGCAGACGCCGGCCGATGCGACCATCGCTGAGAACCACATGCAGAGCGCGCTGAAGAGCATCTTCGCGGTGGCCGAGGCCTACCCGCAGCTCCAGGCCAGCCAGAACTACCTGCAGCTGCAGGGTGAGCTCGTCGACACCGAGGACAAGATCCAGGCCGCGCGCCGCTTCTACAACGGTGGCGTGCGCGAGATGAACACCAAGATCAAGGTGTTCCCGAACAACTTCTTCGCGGGCAAGCTCGGCTTCGGCGAGCGTCAGTTCTTCGAGGTGGCGGATGCCGCGGCGATTGCCGAGCCGCCCCGCGTGCAGTTCTAG
- a CDS encoding ABC transporter permease: MNARRLFATTGRVLTQIRHDPRTIALLLLVPTLLIGLVAWIFSDTTVFDTIGPAMIALFPFIVMFLVTSIATLRERRTGTLERLLAMPLGRGDFLAGYTLAFGGLAVVQASIAVAFAVWVCGLEISGPIGLLLVVAVMDAVLGTTLGLLASAFARTEFQVVQFMPVIVFPQILLGGIFLPRDQLPDVLRAISDWLPLSHAIDALNDVAAGVADYGPVWVDVAIIAAWAIGAVVLGSLTLRRRTP, encoded by the coding sequence GTGAACGCGCGGAGGCTGTTCGCGACCACGGGCCGGGTGCTCACCCAGATCCGGCACGACCCCCGCACCATCGCGCTGCTCCTGCTCGTGCCGACGCTGCTGATCGGCCTCGTGGCGTGGATCTTCTCCGACACGACGGTCTTCGACACGATCGGGCCGGCGATGATCGCACTGTTCCCGTTCATCGTCATGTTCCTGGTGACCAGCATCGCCACGCTACGGGAGCGCCGCACCGGTACCCTGGAGCGGCTGCTGGCGATGCCGCTCGGCCGCGGCGACTTCCTGGCCGGCTACACGCTCGCCTTCGGCGGGCTCGCCGTGGTGCAGGCCAGCATCGCCGTCGCCTTCGCTGTCTGGGTGTGCGGTCTGGAGATCTCCGGACCAATCGGCCTGCTGCTGGTGGTGGCGGTGATGGACGCCGTGCTCGGCACCACGCTCGGCCTGCTGGCGAGTGCGTTCGCCCGCACCGAGTTTCAGGTCGTGCAGTTCATGCCGGTGATCGTGTTCCCGCAGATCCTGCTCGGCGGCATCTTCCTGCCGCGCGACCAACTGCCCGATGTGCTGCGCGCGATCAGCGACTGGCTGCCGCTCTCGCACGCGATCGACGCGCTGAACGACGTCGCGGCCGGCGTCGCCGACTACGGCCCCGTTTGGGTCGATGTTGCCATCATCGCCGCGTGGGCGATCGGTGCGGTTGTGCTCGGCTCGCTGACGCTGCGGCGACGGACGCCCTAG
- a CDS encoding HNH endonuclease signature motif containing protein: MGIATGQLAEAQSLLAAALAGSDERMLRDDALLELTATAEAVGRLADALRIRAAGEVAFRSRRELGEERLSARKGCRNGVELLARVTLASERTLTQRMRLGAAVRPRTALTGDTMPARFEQVADALRAGSLGYDSALAIIDTLDPIRGRVGDLNVEHAETALVAAATGPTIESALPFAADEVRGQARVWESVRDEDGTEPIEERAMAARGISGGLTRGGLVHRRMALLPEIDAKFETLLNAYLSPRSKPTFADADPDQPKDPRATAQARHDVFASLIDGAARSAAAPTLGGAAPTVLVSVRQADLAAHNGSGFIEGCEAPLSLRAVEQFACAGGLQHALIGDDGRLVSLSTTDRVFNAVQRRAISLRDGGCIIPGCSIPAAWSEIHHVIAYRDGGETETCNGVLLCWYHHRTIETSGWRILMIDGVPDVKPPPWLRNGRSEVETPWRRSTKSRTQLADLLEQQRERQPVLVE; this comes from the coding sequence ATGGGAATCGCGACGGGGCAGCTGGCAGAGGCACAGTCCCTCCTCGCCGCCGCCCTCGCCGGATCCGATGAGCGGATGCTGCGCGATGACGCCCTGCTCGAGCTCACTGCGACGGCCGAGGCCGTCGGCCGGCTCGCCGACGCTCTCCGCATCCGGGCCGCTGGGGAGGTCGCGTTCCGCTCCCGCCGCGAGCTCGGCGAGGAACGCCTCTCGGCCAGGAAGGGCTGCCGGAACGGGGTCGAACTCCTCGCCCGGGTGACGCTGGCGTCCGAGCGCACCCTCACGCAGCGGATGCGGCTCGGGGCGGCCGTCCGGCCCCGCACCGCGCTCACCGGGGACACGATGCCGGCCCGCTTCGAGCAGGTTGCCGACGCCCTCCGTGCCGGTTCGCTCGGCTACGACAGCGCTCTGGCGATCATCGACACTCTCGACCCGATCCGCGGCCGGGTCGGCGACCTCAACGTCGAACACGCCGAGACCGCCCTCGTGGCCGCGGCGACCGGCCCCACGATCGAGTCCGCGCTGCCGTTCGCGGCGGACGAGGTGCGCGGGCAGGCCCGGGTCTGGGAGAGCGTGCGCGATGAGGACGGCACCGAACCGATTGAGGAGCGGGCGATGGCCGCCCGCGGCATCAGCGGCGGCCTCACCCGGGGCGGCCTGGTCCACCGCAGGATGGCGCTGTTGCCGGAGATCGACGCGAAGTTCGAGACCCTGCTGAACGCGTACCTCAGCCCGCGCTCGAAGCCCACCTTCGCTGACGCCGACCCGGACCAGCCGAAGGACCCGCGGGCGACCGCGCAGGCCCGGCACGATGTGTTCGCGAGCCTGATCGACGGCGCCGCCCGCAGCGCCGCCGCCCCAACCCTGGGCGGGGCCGCCCCGACGGTGCTGGTCTCGGTGCGGCAGGCCGACCTCGCCGCCCACAACGGGTCCGGGTTCATCGAGGGCTGCGAGGCACCGCTGTCCCTGCGCGCCGTCGAGCAGTTCGCCTGCGCGGGCGGCCTCCAGCATGCATTGATCGGCGACGACGGGCGCCTGGTCAGCCTGAGCACGACCGATCGGGTGTTCAACGCCGTCCAGCGCCGGGCCATCAGCCTGCGCGACGGCGGCTGCATCATCCCCGGCTGCTCCATCCCGGCCGCCTGGTCCGAGATCCACCACGTCATCGCCTATCGCGACGGCGGCGAAACCGAGACCTGCAACGGAGTCCTCCTCTGCTGGTACCACCACCGCACCATCGAGACGAGCGGCTGGCGGATCCTGATGATCGACGGCGTCCCGGACGTGAAACCCCCGCCCTGGCTGCGGAACGGCCGCAGCGAGGTCGAGACGCCCTGGCGAAGATCGACAAAGTCCCGCACCCAGCTCGCCGACCTGCTCGAACAGCAGCGCGAGCGCCAGCCGGTGCTGGTCGAGTAG
- a CDS encoding D-arabinono-1,4-lactone oxidase, whose product MAATGAIWRNWGRSESVRPVRVERPASVGAVQRAVQAAASAGLPIKAIGAGHSFTGIAVAPGVQLELSGLRGVIAHNVAKHQVTLAAGTNLYQLPGLLAPLGLALPNMGDVDKQTIAGATSTGTHGTGLKLGGLATQIIGLTLVTGRGELMRIGTDCNGDTSNAELLPAARLGLGALGVIVDITMQLVPAFALQAVERPEPLAAVMDGFLERTASVDHFEFYWFPHTETALTKTNTRLPGDAVLAPIPPFKRWVDDELVGNTLYRALCNLGRLAPATIPRLSRLADKVTGNRDFTDLSPSVFTTSRTVRFREMEYAVPLAAVPAALAEVRALIERRGWKISFPLEVRAAAADDNWLSTAYGRESGYIAVHRFFREDPEEYFRAVEQIMIAHDGRPHWGKMHYRDAESLRTVYPRFDDFLAVRDQLDPDRVFANPYLRRVLGD is encoded by the coding sequence ATGGCCGCGACCGGGGCGATCTGGCGCAATTGGGGCCGCAGCGAGTCGGTGCGCCCGGTGCGCGTCGAACGCCCGGCCAGCGTCGGCGCCGTGCAGCGCGCCGTGCAGGCGGCCGCGTCCGCCGGGCTCCCGATCAAGGCGATCGGAGCCGGGCACAGCTTCACCGGCATCGCGGTGGCGCCCGGCGTGCAGCTGGAGCTCTCCGGGCTGCGCGGCGTCATCGCCCACAACGTGGCGAAGCACCAGGTGACCCTCGCGGCCGGGACGAATCTGTACCAGCTGCCCGGGTTGCTCGCCCCGCTGGGGCTGGCCCTGCCGAACATGGGCGATGTCGACAAGCAGACCATCGCCGGCGCCACCTCGACGGGCACGCACGGCACCGGCCTGAAGCTCGGGGGGCTCGCCACCCAGATCATCGGGCTGACGCTGGTGACGGGCCGCGGCGAGCTGATGCGGATCGGCACCGACTGCAACGGCGACACATCGAACGCCGAGCTGCTGCCGGCCGCCCGGCTCGGACTCGGCGCGCTCGGCGTGATCGTCGACATCACGATGCAACTGGTGCCCGCCTTCGCGTTGCAGGCCGTCGAGCGGCCGGAGCCGCTGGCCGCCGTCATGGACGGGTTCCTGGAGCGCACGGCATCCGTCGACCACTTCGAGTTCTATTGGTTCCCGCACACCGAGACGGCGCTGACCAAGACCAACACCCGGCTGCCGGGGGACGCCGTGCTCGCCCCGATCCCGCCGTTCAAGCGCTGGGTCGACGACGAGCTCGTCGGCAACACCCTGTACCGGGCGCTGTGCAACCTCGGCCGCCTCGCGCCGGCGACCATCCCACGGCTCAGCCGGCTGGCCGACAAGGTCACCGGCAATCGCGATTTCACCGACCTCTCGCCGTCGGTCTTCACCACCAGCAGGACGGTGCGCTTCCGCGAGATGGAGTATGCGGTGCCGCTCGCGGCGGTGCCGGCCGCGCTCGCCGAGGTGCGCGCGCTGATCGAGCGCAGGGGCTGGAAGATCTCGTTCCCGTTGGAGGTGCGCGCGGCGGCCGCCGACGACAACTGGCTGTCGACGGCGTACGGCCGCGAGAGCGGCTATATCGCAGTGCACCGCTTCTTCCGCGAGGACCCGGAGGAGTACTTCCGCGCCGTCGAGCAGATCATGATCGCGCACGACGGCCGGCCGCACTGGGGCAAAATGCACTACCGCGACGCCGAGTCGCTGCGCACGGTGTACCCGCGATTCGACGACTTCCTCGCCGTGCGCGACCAGCTGGACCCGGACCGCGTCTTCGCGAACCCGTACCTGCGCCGGGTGCTCGGCGACTGA
- a CDS encoding alanine racemase — translation MAASALPARFDGADYWRALDAATAELDPPFAVLALDALRHNASDMLRRAAGTPIRVASKSLRVRGVIEQLLALPGYHGVLAYTLAEALWLAETVDDVVVGYPSVDRAAIRRLATSPELAARVTLMVDSPDQLNVIDAVLKPGERESIRVCLELDASWNAPVLGHLGVWRSPVHSVEDTRALAGYIVARPGFELVGMMAYEAQIAGVGNRPIGKPVDGAVNRWMQRQSVAELHERRGAAVAAVRAIAPLQFVNGGGTGSLESTASDPSVTEIAAGSGIFGGHLFDNYEHFAPAPAAAFALPIVRKATGDTATMLGGGWVASGPPNVDRLPQLVWPEGLSYVSREMAGEVQSPLTGEAARRLRPGDRVWLRHTKSGELAEHVNEFALVDGDQVVGMMPSYRGEGKAFL, via the coding sequence ATGGCGGCGTCCGCGCTGCCCGCCCGCTTCGACGGCGCCGACTACTGGCGCGCCCTCGACGCCGCCACGGCCGAGCTGGACCCGCCCTTCGCCGTGCTGGCGCTGGACGCGCTGCGGCACAACGCCAGCGACATGCTGCGCCGGGCCGCCGGCACGCCGATCCGGGTGGCCAGCAAATCGCTCCGCGTGCGCGGGGTGATCGAGCAGCTGCTCGCCCTGCCCGGCTACCACGGAGTGCTCGCCTACACGCTGGCCGAGGCACTCTGGCTGGCCGAGACGGTCGACGACGTCGTCGTCGGCTACCCGAGCGTGGACCGCGCCGCCATCCGGCGCCTGGCCACCTCGCCGGAGCTGGCCGCCCGCGTCACGCTGATGGTCGACTCGCCAGACCAGCTGAACGTCATCGACGCGGTGCTGAAGCCGGGGGAGCGGGAGAGCATCCGGGTGTGCCTGGAACTCGACGCCTCCTGGAACGCGCCCGTGCTGGGCCACCTCGGCGTCTGGCGGTCCCCGGTGCACAGCGTCGAGGACACCCGCGCACTCGCCGGCTACATCGTCGCCCGGCCCGGTTTCGAGCTCGTCGGCATGATGGCGTACGAGGCGCAGATCGCCGGCGTCGGCAACCGGCCAATCGGCAAGCCCGTCGACGGCGCGGTCAACCGGTGGATGCAGAGGCAGTCCGTCGCCGAGCTGCACGAGCGCCGCGGCGCCGCGGTGGCCGCTGTGCGCGCCATCGCACCGCTGCAGTTCGTCAACGGCGGCGGCACCGGCTCGCTGGAGAGCACGGCGAGTGACCCGTCCGTCACCGAGATCGCCGCCGGCAGCGGGATCTTCGGCGGGCACCTCTTCGACAACTACGAGCACTTCGCGCCGGCGCCGGCCGCCGCGTTCGCGCTGCCGATCGTGCGCAAGGCCACGGGGGACACCGCCACCATGCTGGGCGGCGGGTGGGTGGCATCCGGCCCGCCCAACGTCGACAGGCTGCCGCAACTGGTCTGGCCGGAGGGCCTGAGCTACGTGTCGCGCGAGATGGCCGGCGAGGTGCAGAGCCCGCTCACCGGGGAGGCGGCCCGCCGACTGCGGCCCGGCGACCGGGTGTGGCTGCGGCACACGAAGTCCGGCGAACTCGCCGAGCACGTCAACGAATTCGCGCTGGTCGACGGCGACCAGGTGGTGGGCATGATGCCCAGCTATCGCGGCGAGGGAAAGGCATTCCTGTGA
- a CDS encoding MFS transporter: MSGDPTTTATSAGGAPTLPGVFAEPTQRVPGRWIAAFGSAWLGIWMAQLTPVQMLLPLQIDAQLKPAQWTDSVVAFGVISGIAGLIAMLAFPLTGALSDRTTSRFGRRRPWIAVGTAMFAAALVALGFQTQLVGIAICWIIASTGFCVLTAALTATISDQVPVNQRGYVSGWMSAPQAVGTILGLVLVLTVFTGQLLGYLSMAVLLVLLMIPFLLKPEAVLLPTQREPLSTRGILASLWISPRRYPDFGWTLLSRILVNFGNAFGTSLLLYFLMFQLKDANAEENLILLTLIYMVFVVLASLVLGRLSDRLGRRKSFVFMSSSAQAVAALMLAFFPSLPVAMVAAGLLGLGYGCFLSVDQALATQVLPDPASRGKDLGIMNIATTVPQAIAPMLGAATVAMLGSFQGLFLMSAVFAFAGALAVSRVKGVR, encoded by the coding sequence ATGAGCGGCGACCCCACGACCACGGCCACGAGCGCCGGTGGCGCCCCGACGCTGCCCGGCGTCTTCGCCGAACCGACCCAGCGGGTTCCCGGCCGCTGGATCGCGGCCTTCGGCAGCGCCTGGCTCGGCATCTGGATGGCGCAGCTGACACCCGTGCAGATGCTGCTGCCCCTGCAGATCGACGCCCAGCTCAAGCCGGCGCAGTGGACGGACAGCGTCGTCGCGTTCGGCGTGATCTCCGGCATCGCCGGGCTGATCGCGATGCTCGCCTTCCCGCTGACCGGCGCGCTGAGCGACCGCACCACCTCCCGCTTCGGCCGCCGCCGACCGTGGATCGCCGTCGGCACGGCGATGTTCGCGGCCGCGCTGGTCGCACTCGGCTTCCAGACCCAGCTGGTGGGCATCGCGATCTGTTGGATCATCGCCAGCACCGGCTTCTGCGTGCTCACGGCCGCGCTGACCGCGACCATCTCGGACCAGGTGCCGGTGAACCAGCGCGGCTACGTGTCTGGCTGGATGTCGGCGCCGCAGGCCGTCGGCACCATCCTCGGCCTTGTGTTGGTGCTCACCGTGTTCACCGGCCAGCTGCTCGGCTACCTCTCGATGGCCGTGCTGCTGGTGCTGCTGATGATCCCCTTCCTGCTCAAGCCGGAGGCCGTGCTGCTGCCGACACAGCGCGAGCCGCTCAGCACCCGCGGCATTCTGGCCAGCCTGTGGATCAGCCCACGTCGCTACCCCGACTTCGGCTGGACGCTGCTCAGCCGCATCCTGGTGAACTTCGGCAACGCCTTCGGCACGAGCCTGCTGCTCTACTTTCTGATGTTCCAGCTGAAGGATGCGAACGCCGAAGAGAACCTGATCCTGCTCACCCTGATCTACATGGTCTTCGTCGTGCTCGCCTCGCTCGTGCTCGGCCGGCTCTCAGACCGCTTGGGCCGGCGCAAGTCCTTCGTGTTCATGTCGTCGAGTGCCCAGGCCGTCGCCGCGCTGATGCTGGCGTTCTTCCCCAGCCTGCCCGTTGCCATGGTCGCCGCCGGGCTGCTCGGGCTCGGCTACGGCTGCTTCCTCTCGGTCGACCAGGCGCTGGCCACCCAGGTGCTGCCCGACCCGGCCAGCCGCGGCAAGGACCTCGGCATCATGAACATCGCCACCACCGTGCCGCAGGCCATCGCCCCGATGCTGGGCGCCGCGACCGTGGCGATGCTCGGCAGCTTCCAAGGGCTGTTCCTCATGTCGGCCGTCTTCGCCTTCGCCGGGGCACTGGCCGTCTCGCGAGTGAAGGGAGTGCGCTGA
- a CDS encoding TetR/AcrR family transcriptional regulator: protein MPRIPAAERRAALVQAALRVVATQGVAAATTRAIVAEAGMSLASFHYAFSSRDELMHELISFVVAHEEAAVLPGPYGDASLRDIIRAGLQRYADLLRADPLREQAMLELTQQALRSEGMEQLARLQYDHYYTLAAAALTTAAEHTGTTWILPVEEVARLLVVLTDGLTVSWLVDRDDAAAASVMDFAADALAGLGRQS from the coding sequence ATGCCCCGCATCCCCGCGGCGGAACGCCGTGCGGCACTTGTCCAGGCGGCGCTGCGCGTCGTCGCCACCCAGGGCGTCGCGGCGGCCACCACGCGGGCCATCGTCGCCGAGGCCGGCATGTCGCTGGCCAGCTTCCACTACGCGTTCTCCTCCCGCGACGAGCTCATGCACGAGCTCATCTCCTTCGTCGTCGCGCACGAGGAGGCGGCCGTGCTGCCCGGGCCCTACGGCGACGCCTCCCTGCGCGACATCATCCGCGCCGGGCTGCAGCGCTACGCCGACCTGCTGCGCGCCGACCCGCTGCGCGAGCAGGCGATGCTCGAACTCACCCAGCAGGCGCTGCGCTCGGAAGGCATGGAACAGCTCGCCCGGCTGCAATACGACCACTACTACACGCTCGCCGCGGCCGCGCTGACGACGGCGGCCGAGCACACGGGCACGACCTGGATCCTTCCCGTCGAGGAGGTGGCCCGCCTGCTGGTGGTGCTGACCGACGGGTTGACCGTCTCCTGGCTGGTCGACCGCGACGACGCGGCCGCGGCATCCGTGATGGACTTTGCGGCGGATGCGCTCGCAGGATTGGGCAGGCAGTCATGA